In one Oncorhynchus nerka isolate Pitt River linkage group LG7, Oner_Uvic_2.0, whole genome shotgun sequence genomic region, the following are encoded:
- the LOC115131405 gene encoding uncharacterized protein LOC115131405 isoform X1 has product MAACRGALALWAGCVRSHGNRQPVKQQCWSLAQALDVQWSGQIRPLSSASWALVPPNSLRYQNIKQPSLSHPFHHASHSQMPPGLDEDWEETVSLCVLVRTVPGECDDQHTLVEVPLFGQTKLSEILAPRGVSRPVEFLFPMTTVDGSREDDISVGKMNKGEWLHDDAEKRERGSFRRLFETEGCPAPFMYGSRFYCFHCPGMEPLPGYGDKSGNMIGLEKELSLFHTSLYSSYTERETVEGGHSDKEREDEEKLALMYEKLRIELPSLFVKSHDYTMYTNDIEFVNCILNAKTRGRVLYQLSLSLWRLLCLCYYAEARLEVLKLTKHPEDMTIKARWRVRGLPFLSLLLRFYRKDKTDLYRSYDAFSTFYLGHDGLIHCHKVEKMMKAQPPILPRVTTLLAGALVALGVQEHRPALNLLPPLLSSLRQSRDGEKGGSRGRSMCVP; this is encoded by the exons ATGGCTGCATGTAGAGGGGCCCTCGCCTTGTGGGCGGGGTGTGTGAGGAGCCATGGCAACAGGCAACCAGTCAAGCAACAGTGCTGGAGTCTTGCACAG GCGCTGGATGTGCAGTGGAGTGGACAGATTCGGCCTCTCAGCAGCGCGTCATGGGCCCTGGTTCCCCCCAACAGTCTGAGGTACCAGAACATCAAGCAGCCATCCCTGTCACACCCCTTTCACCATGCCAGCCACAGCCAGATGCCCCCGGGCCTGGACGAGGACTGGGAAGAGACTGTCAGCCTGTGTGTGCTGGTGCGGACTGTCCCTGGGGAGTGTGATGACCAGCACACCCTGGTGGAGGTGCCTCTGTTTGGGCAGACTAAACTAAGTGAGATCCTTGCTCCGAGAGGAGTCAGTAGGCCCGTGGAGTTCCTCTTCCCCATGACCACTGTGGATGGGAGCCGAGAGGATGACATCAGCGTTGGGAAGATGAACAAGGGAGAATGGCTGCATGATGATgcagaaaagagggagagaggatcgTTCCGAAGGCTGTTTGAGACGGAAGGATGTCCTGCTCCATTTATGTATGGATCCAGGTTTTACTGCTTCCACTGTCCTGGAATGGAGCCGTTACCTGGTTACGGGGACAAATCGGGCAATATGATTGGACTAGAGAAAGAGTTGTCGCTGTTCCACACCTCTCTGTATAgtagctacacagagagagagacagtggagggggGACACAgcgacaaagagagggaggatgaggagaaacTGGCCTTGATGTATGAAAAGCTGAGGATTGAG CTTCCAAGTTTGTTTGTGAAGAGTCATGACTACACCATGTATACAAATGATATCGAGTTCGTCAACTGTATTCTAAATGCCAAGACCAG GGGCAGAGTTCTGTACCAGCTGAGCCTGTCTCTGTGGAGGCTGCTGTGTCTCTGTTACTATGCTGAGGCCCGGTTAGAGGTACTGAAACTGACTAAGCACCCAGAGGACATGACCATCAAGGCCAGGTGGAGGGTCAGAGGActgcccttcctctctctgctgctgaGATTCTACCGCAAGGACAAAACTGACCTCTACAG GTCATATGATGCGTTCTCCACCTTCTACCTTGGCCATGATGGACTCATACACTGTCACAAAGTGGAAAAA ATGATGAAGGCCCAGCCGCCCATCCTGCCCAGGGTGACCACTCTGTTAGCGGGGGCCCTTGTGGCCCTGGGGGTCCAGGAGCACCGGCCGGCCCTCAACCTCCTGCCccccctgctctcctccctccgACAGAGCCGAGACGGAGAGAAAGGAGGGTCTAGAGGAAGGAGCATGTGTGTACCATGA
- the LOC115131405 gene encoding uncharacterized protein LOC115131405 isoform X2 → MAACRGALALWAGCVRSHGNRQPVKQQCWSLAQALDVQWSGQIRPLSSASWALVPPNSLRYQNIKQPSLSHPFHHASHSQMPPGLDEDWEETVSLCVLVRTVPGECDDQHTLVEVPLFGQTKLSEILAPRGVSRPVEFLFPMTTVDGSREDDISVGKMNKGEWLHDDAEKRERGSFRRLFETEGCPAPFMYGSRFYCFHCPGMEPLPGYGDKSGNMIGLEKELSLFHTSLYSSYTERETVEGGHSDKEREDEEKLALMYEKLRIELPSLFVKSHDYTMYTNDIEFVNCILNAKTRGRVLYQLSLSLWRLLCLCYYAEARLEVLKLTKHPEDMTIKARWRVRGLPFLSLLLRFYRKDKTDLYSLSTGHMMRSPPSTLAMMDSYTVTKWKK, encoded by the exons ATGGCTGCATGTAGAGGGGCCCTCGCCTTGTGGGCGGGGTGTGTGAGGAGCCATGGCAACAGGCAACCAGTCAAGCAACAGTGCTGGAGTCTTGCACAG GCGCTGGATGTGCAGTGGAGTGGACAGATTCGGCCTCTCAGCAGCGCGTCATGGGCCCTGGTTCCCCCCAACAGTCTGAGGTACCAGAACATCAAGCAGCCATCCCTGTCACACCCCTTTCACCATGCCAGCCACAGCCAGATGCCCCCGGGCCTGGACGAGGACTGGGAAGAGACTGTCAGCCTGTGTGTGCTGGTGCGGACTGTCCCTGGGGAGTGTGATGACCAGCACACCCTGGTGGAGGTGCCTCTGTTTGGGCAGACTAAACTAAGTGAGATCCTTGCTCCGAGAGGAGTCAGTAGGCCCGTGGAGTTCCTCTTCCCCATGACCACTGTGGATGGGAGCCGAGAGGATGACATCAGCGTTGGGAAGATGAACAAGGGAGAATGGCTGCATGATGATgcagaaaagagggagagaggatcgTTCCGAAGGCTGTTTGAGACGGAAGGATGTCCTGCTCCATTTATGTATGGATCCAGGTTTTACTGCTTCCACTGTCCTGGAATGGAGCCGTTACCTGGTTACGGGGACAAATCGGGCAATATGATTGGACTAGAGAAAGAGTTGTCGCTGTTCCACACCTCTCTGTATAgtagctacacagagagagagacagtggagggggGACACAgcgacaaagagagggaggatgaggagaaacTGGCCTTGATGTATGAAAAGCTGAGGATTGAG CTTCCAAGTTTGTTTGTGAAGAGTCATGACTACACCATGTATACAAATGATATCGAGTTCGTCAACTGTATTCTAAATGCCAAGACCAG GGGCAGAGTTCTGTACCAGCTGAGCCTGTCTCTGTGGAGGCTGCTGTGTCTCTGTTACTATGCTGAGGCCCGGTTAGAGGTACTGAAACTGACTAAGCACCCAGAGGACATGACCATCAAGGCCAGGTGGAGGGTCAGAGGActgcccttcctctctctgctgctgaGATTCTACCGCAAGGACAAAACTGACCTCTACAG TCTTTCAACAGGTCATATGATGCGTTCTCCACCTTCTACCTTGGCCATGATGGACTCATACACTGTCACAAAGTGGAAAAA ATGA